The following are from one region of the Paenibacillus sp. KS-LC4 genome:
- a CDS encoding aminoglycoside adenylyltransferase domain-containing protein, with translation MDTAYYLDRAVELFKEELGDQLIGIYLHGSLAMGCFNPNKSDIDLLIVVQEALTTETNKRIAKRVLKLHETMPNDRGIELSIVLENVLQHFVYPTPFEFHYSDFHRKSYQADDDYICGGYDDADLAAHFVVAYYRGIALYGKAFREAFQPIDELFYIKSILYDIQNAATDIIDTPMYITLNLCRVLFFLREGAVASKKEGGDWGMHALPSKYHPMIERSLNEYSGIEDQSAYNREMLTAFASYMLSEINKDSRIMQIHTN, from the coding sequence ATGGACACTGCATATTATTTAGATAGAGCGGTAGAGCTGTTTAAAGAAGAACTGGGCGATCAATTAATTGGAATATATTTACACGGTTCATTAGCAATGGGATGCTTTAACCCAAATAAAAGTGATATTGACTTATTAATCGTTGTACAAGAAGCGTTAACGACTGAAACAAATAAACGTATTGCAAAAAGAGTTTTAAAGCTCCACGAAACTATGCCTAATGATCGCGGGATTGAATTAAGCATTGTTTTGGAAAATGTATTGCAGCATTTTGTTTATCCAACTCCATTCGAATTCCATTATTCTGATTTTCACCGAAAAAGCTATCAAGCTGATGACGATTATATTTGTGGCGGATATGACGATGCAGATTTAGCGGCTCATTTTGTAGTAGCCTATTATCGCGGAATTGCTCTATATGGCAAAGCGTTTCGCGAAGCTTTCCAGCCTATTGACGAGCTGTTTTATATCAAGTCCATTCTATATGATATTCAAAATGCAGCAACGGATATTATTGACACACCGATGTATATCACCTTAAATCTTTGCCGGGTTCTGTTTTTCTTAAGAGAAGGTGCCGTAGCTTCTAAAAAAGAAGGTGGAGACTGGGGCATGCATGCCCTGCCCTCCAAATATCACCCGATGATAGAGCGCTCCCTGAATGAATACAGCGGCATCGAAGATCAGTCAGCATATAATCGTGAAATGTTGACGGCGTTTGCCTCCTATATGCTAAGCGAAATAAATAAAGACAGTCGGATCATGCAAATACATACGAATTAG
- a CDS encoding Fur family transcriptional regulator, translated as MSTHAHSHTNTIEDIVRIMSSQGLRITDQRKTLAKLFAESPGYLAPKDVYEYMGKSYSGLSFDTVYRNLRVMEELGVLEQVVFEEGVKFKLHCREHDHHHHMICLNCGKTYPIMCCPMEQTTAPADFRIVKHKFEVFGYCKDCDQEEAAAAQS; from the coding sequence ATGAGTACACATGCACATTCACATACAAATACGATTGAAGATATTGTGAGAATCATGTCGAGCCAAGGTCTGCGCATTACCGACCAGCGCAAGACGCTTGCCAAGCTATTTGCGGAATCACCCGGCTATTTGGCTCCTAAGGACGTATATGAATACATGGGCAAGTCCTACTCCGGGCTTAGCTTTGATACGGTATACCGCAACCTGCGTGTCATGGAGGAGCTGGGTGTACTGGAGCAGGTGGTGTTCGAGGAGGGTGTGAAGTTTAAGCTTCATTGCCGCGAGCATGATCATCACCATCATATGATTTGTCTGAACTGCGGCAAAACGTACCCCATTATGTGCTGTCCGATGGAACAGACGACGGCGCCTGCTGACTTCCGAATCGTCAAGCATAAGTTTGAAGTATTCGGTTATTGTAAAGACTGTGATCAGGAAGAAGCAGCAGCGGCGCAAAGCTAA